From Gimesia panareensis, the proteins below share one genomic window:
- a CDS encoding sigma-70 family RNA polymerase sigma factor, giving the protein MNEPAEQPESSESFFRQFSKSDRKIFGYILALVLDVAAAEDIYQETCVILWKEFPQYDPERSFLNWAYGIAFNQIRKYRRKFQNQRLIFSDTLVTALAEDVSSMVEEQSERQLALTCCLENLSARERNLLDSYYGDQQTAAALAEQGNCSVHAIYKTIKKLRRALHECVTRRLANEASS; this is encoded by the coding sequence ATGAACGAACCCGCAGAACAACCTGAATCGAGCGAATCTTTTTTTCGCCAGTTCTCCAAGTCGGACCGGAAAATTTTCGGTTATATCCTGGCGCTGGTGCTCGATGTGGCGGCTGCGGAAGATATTTATCAGGAGACGTGCGTGATCCTCTGGAAGGAATTTCCCCAGTACGATCCGGAACGGAGTTTTCTTAACTGGGCGTACGGGATCGCCTTTAACCAGATCCGCAAGTACCGGCGGAAGTTTCAGAACCAGCGGCTGATTTTCAGTGACACACTGGTGACCGCGCTGGCGGAAGATGTATCGAGCATGGTCGAGGAACAGAGTGAGCGTCAGCTGGCACTCACCTGCTGCCTGGAGAACCTGTCCGCACGGGAGCGGAACCTGCTCGATTCCTATTATGGTGATCAACAGACCGCAGCCGCACTGGCAGAACAAGGGAACTGCTCGGTGCATGCGATTTACAAAACGATTAAAAAACTACGGCGGGCGCTGCATGAGTGCGTCACCCGGCGACTTGCGAACGAGGCTTCATCTTGA